The genomic region gagagagagagagagagagagagagaaaaggaaagaggtCGACGGAAGTTtctcacagcaaaaaaaaaacaaagacctgAGCATCACTGACGGGGAACCAAGAGAACCATCTCCAGCGGATGACAAAGATGAAGGCAGACTGGAGATGGGAAGCCATGCAAGTTAACAGAATAGCACCTTCAAAACACGCTCACACATGCTTTTCCCAAAATCAAACATGCATCGGGTCTTCGGCGGAGCAGATACGCAACATTTCAGCGATACAAAGGTTCCAAAAATGTCCCCGTCTGCGGAGCACGTCACGCAGCGTCTCCAGCAAACCCCCTTTGTTCTGCAAATGACTCATTAATGAAATAACTGAACATCGTTaaggaaaaatacaataaaatatatatatatatttaatacgGATCTGCCTCAATGCTGCTAAATTTCATCACAACAACCACAAGTGAATTGGGTCACTAGCGCTAACTGGAGCCAACCAGTCGCTGCGGGCGTGAGCGTCGCGAGGCTGAGTGCAGTTCGGATCACAGTGGTCACGGACAAGTTCAGCATCCACAGTCCATCCCACCGAGGCTGGTTCCGATCCGGTCCCagactcctcctctcctcttcaagGTATCTTCGCCTCCATCCACTCTGAATAATTCCACATACGTCTCATTTTattgtgctttattttattggtttttttttttagaaaagaaCTACCGAAATCATGCAAACGACCATTTCTTTCCGCGGAGGCAGAAACCCAGCTGGTGCTTGACCTGACGTCTTTCTCGGTGCTGGTTGGGACGTCGGCGGCGAGGCCGGCGAAGACATTTTAGGCACTGCCATCCTGTTTGAGCCGCTGACTGCGAGCCTTGTAGACCTCGATCAGCAAGTCTTTGACATACTGGATTTCACGCTCCACCGACTCCGCCTTGTCACGAAGCTCCCGGTTCTGTCCCTCGAGGCCgtgaagctcctcctccagagagtCCAGCTCCGCCCTCTTACGCACCCTGTACCTGCAGTGGAAAAAGAGTGAGAtgtacagattttttttttctcgctctGTTGCTTCTTCATTCATGATGATTTGATCTTTTAACCACATctggcagacccccccccccccccgaaagacCATGCCGGTCCATCTGTGTTCAGGCAGCAGGTTGTTCTTCTTACTGCTTTGCTCTCTCTAACATTATGACCAGGACTTCTCTGTCCAGCCTGTGAATCACGGAACTACCAGAGACATCAGGAAATTGTTAGGTGGGGCTGCATTTGGCAGGCAGACCGGGGctttcccttccctcctccacTCCACAGAACATTTAAAGCAGAGCACCAATGATCCGACCAACTCTCGAAGCCTGATCGTCCATAACAGCCTGCCACAGTGACAACGTTTCATTTTTGCAGTCATGAATAAGGAGTCAGGTGTTCAGGACTAAAAGCACGAAATACGGAGATTAGGCGCGCCTCTTTACCTGTGAGCAGCGGTTTTGTTCTGgtctctcttcttctgcttcctctctccgcCGCCGCACTCCAGGGAGCCGACGCTCATCACCAGGGCAGGCTTGATGGCGCAGGGATCGTCCTTCAGCCTCTGGGCGGGGCGGTGGATGGAGGCACCCAACAGAGTCCCGTCCCCATCCCCTCTGGACAGACATTCATAGCTTTGGTCTGCAAGGCATTCTGGATAGAGGTAGTGGCTGTGCTGGGGCTCTGCAGCCTGCGCCTGTGGCGGCGGGTCCAGGTCCCCGATAAAGCTGTGGAAAGGTTCCGTGCTGGCCATGGACTGGTGAAAGTAGCCGTCGCCCGCCATCATTGTCTCTTGGGGGATACCGGCAGAAAGTCCTCCATCTTTGCTGCAGTGCAACACCTCCAGCCCCGCGCTGTCGTAACTCACATTGACCTTCACGTTGTGCATCAACTGCCCCTCTCGCTTGTGGTGGCCGTCGTACGAACCCCCGAGGCAGAACCCCCGGGCAATCTCTTCGCTACAAAACATTCCTTCGGAAAAACAAtagctctcctcttccttcaaCGATAAAGCACATTCTCTCACCTTCTTGACGCCGCCCAGGCTGTTCTTGCTGACTGTCTTCAGCGTGGAGTAGTGGTTCACAGAGAACTCTGTGCTTCCTGAGTAACTCCCTCTGGAGCCCCACGAATCCAGTCCCGCTTCCTCCCCGACTTTCGTGGCCTCGCTGAGGATTCTTCGCCCGTTGTTGTGGTGGTAGCGGTGGTGGTAGTTGTACGGAGCGGGGCGAGCGATTTTAGTTCTGCTGATGGGTCCGCCACAGAAGGTGGTCAAGTCCAGCTCCCCTGTTGCCAAGGTAACCACCACAGGGCTGGTTTCTGATTGGCCAGTCCCATACGAGCCATAGGGTAACTGATAATAAGACTGGGAGCCCATGGCTTGGGCACCTTTTTCACATTTTGAGGATTTGTCCAACTTGTTTGTCGTGGTCGTGGACTCGGCGCGGAAGTAATCCTCCAGCTGggccagctcctcctgcagtaGAGAGGTCATGACCTCCAGATCTGAGGGCACTTTGACATCTCGTTCTAATGGCGAGGGCGGAAGGGATGAGCTCGGCGAAGACTCGGTTGTCGATACAAATGAAGACAGATCAACCTTTTCCGTCATCCAGTCTGAGTGACCATTGCCTgtgaaaatgaacagaaaaaGAATCGCGTCAGTGCGGGCATTCCTCGGCTCTGTGGAATAACTGAATTAAAAATACAGGCGAGAAACATGAAATCACACAAGGTGGAGAcgataaatgtgaaaaaaaataaaataaaaaccaagcaACTAATCCAACGAGTCCAAATGAACAACTAACCGATCATCTGAAAATGATTGAACAGCATCGTCTGCATTCGATAAACATCCACTTAGCTGTACTCACTGTACGACATTAGTCCCGCGCTGCACTGCGGCTCCGACCTCGggatgtggaaaaataaaaaagcgtCTCGGCCGAACTCACCAATTAACTGCTGCCTCGCCGCTGGCTCCACCCCCTTCCTGAGCCGTGATTGGCTGCGGCTAGCCTGTCGGAAAAAGGGAGCGCAGAGATCGCCCGTGAAAATGGGGGGAATTTTCTTGCGAAGGATCGATGCCGCCATTGTGTCGTCTGCTTCGATTGAATTGTTCAAAAGCGCAAACGGCAGACTGGATGGACGCGAGCGATGCGGAAACGCCTGAGGACCTGCGGGAGaatcaaacacaaatatttagCCACGAAATCAAAATAAACAACTTAATTTCgacaaatgtgagcaaaagTTCCCATTTCAGAGACAAAAGagtaacttttttatttaaagatttATGCAACTTGTTTCTGAATTTCTCcttcatctctgactttgtgatGTGAAGCAACAATTAATTCATGtcatcacaaaaacaaaacaggaagttcagAGAAACCATTAAAATACgtcttttccattttttttatggaacatttcaaagtgagcATGAAGCAAATAAACCATATTTTCTAGACTAGCTTCGATGAGCAGCGGAGGAGCGTCAGGTTGGACCGGAATGGACCTCCCCGGCTGCCGTACTCACCCCATAGTTTCTGGAGAGTTGGGGAAAGTGCGCTGCGGAAAGCGAAGCGCGCGAGCGTCCCTGCTGAGGAAGACGACGGCGGGTTCTTCACAGAGCCATGTTCCGCTCCCGCGTCAGGAAGGCGGCGTGAAGACAGATTTCAACGGGCACACATGCAGCAAAGAAAGTTTTTAAATCCGCGACTTCTTCCAAACTCCTCTCATCCGGACCTGATCACAGAGGGCAAGATTCATCCGCCGCTTGCAGCGTTCGCGCAGCTGTTACGTCATCAGGCTGGGGACTTTCCCGTTCTGCAGAGACGCAACGAATCCGAAGTGCTTTCTGCCCGAACCGCCTCAGACCGAGTCCGTTTCCTGTCAGACTCCACTGGGCACAAATAATAATGGCCAAAACATTTCAGTCACACGGTTCACCAAAGTCTTTCTTTATTCTGCATGTTCATAGACCCACGGGGGAAACACTGCTTAAGTGTATTATAATCACAGTGTTCTACAGTTGCATggtattttctatttttatttataaacaTGGTAGAAATACTGATTGTATTACTGAAAACTGTAGACTTCATTAGGGGCCTCAGCCTCAATTTCTTTATGTGGGGTTTGTATGTTCtacccgtgtctgtgtggggttGTATGTTCTAtgcatgtttgtatgttctccccgtgtttgtatgttctccccgtgtctgtatgttctccccgtgtctgtatgttctacccgtgtctgtgtggggtgGTATGTTCTATGCATgtctgtatgttctccccgtgtctgtgtgggttctcctgcttcctcatACATGTATCTGAAAACATGCAACTCACGGGCAccgatcactccaaattgtccgtgagtgtgtgagtgtgtgtgtgtgtgagagtggttgtctgtctgtgtggcccctcgatgcgctggcgacgagtcctgggtgtaccccgcctctggcCCGCTGTCAGTATAGGGACAGGCTCCAGCTTGGTTTTCTCCTCTGGAAGGGAACGGACGGGTTTCTTTGTTCGCTTGCTGCTCAGAGGATTTGCGTGACGATGACGTCATGATCTCAGTCCCGTCTGTGAACTGATTGGAACGCCCGAGTGAATCGTGACCCGCCGCCACTCGCAGCAACGCCGACGTTGGAAGCAGCGGCACTAGTTTCAGCAGCGCCGCGGCGGAAGGACACGCTGTTGCAGTGCGGAGGTGTCAGTTCAGTTGCAGCCCTGTTGCATCAGATCCGCAGGGGATTCGTTGAGCTGTGTAACACTGAGGCCACGCCATTGGTTTATGgagggattttttttcattccactGATTCCTAATCATCACACATTAGCACCAGCGTGGGACTGGTTTACCACCAGTGAGCTGTGGGGAGCAGaagaaactttattttatcGTTGATCCACTGTTTTAACATCGCTTCCATCAATTTGTGTGAGTCTACAGTCcaaaatatcaataatatatatagtCACTTCATAACTATGTTTCACACAAATATGCACCATagcattattgttgttgttgttatttaattttataCAGGAGTACAGAAAatgatgagaaaacaaatgattAATCTCttctatttgtgtgttttgttcctcTGCGGAACACGGAGAACAAGAAGACGCAGAATGTGACATGATATTATACATGTAAACATTTAGAGGAAAATGTTTACGCCCAGAGACCAGCTGATTGGCcagaatgtttgtgtttctgcctgTACTTCTATCACCCTTAGGACCAGTAACCAGTCACACACCAGCGGAACTGATACTGGGACAGTTCGGAGATCAGGATCTTGCCCAATGACGCTTTGAtaagtgtctgtctgtccatccttccatccatcaattATATAagtcaggggtgtcaaactcattttctccgagggccacattagcgtcatgtttgccctccaaaggccaaatgtaaaccgtaacacagtaaaaaaatgtaactaaatgtaatgtcatttaatgtaaaatgaatgtaactactccttaacatgctgttaaataactatttatttttttatttatatctttagccaccacagtaattacaataaaatattcagttttgatatcactttttgaaaaggttgtaacttaaaaattgttagagaaagccatactgtaaacgataaaatcataagtatgaaccaagatgggaataaattagcacatctaataatgtggaaaagttccattcaaatgcaatcatcacgcaggaacaaagataatcgatacaaaatcaaagcaaaaccaaaaagccaccaccttgtcttgtcatggacatgagcaaaccaaaaaaaaacaaccgaagtgggcaagataaagaacattccccgagtcattGCCGCGTCACTTTcaggttcagcactggacagctccatatgtagccctatggagctgtccagggctgatcctgagcgccatatgtcgccggggtcaacatgtcagcacatgctggaaaaaacaaaaaagttcaaataacatTCAATAGTCActgccagcagattattgatttcctgactgcagcgtgttgctattgttattgccatgttgctgaatgtttccgcttgatcagttcactacttaagttacaaacattgcatattcaattgtatagtagtaaaaatatatggatagattattgctgttatcataacataaatcctttcaattgatcaggttaagaaaaccacactactccatcgatcaataatcaaacttattcaagtaaataatattaaataataaataaagaaaaatatcatccaacacaagttatggcattaaacttgttcaaaactcttttgttacagttgagaggggcagaactgcagtacaaccaacacttgtgggctgttaagaacatgtgtgacagatgcagcattttacaaaaactaatgtctgcacacagctctcgtgggccacaaaaaatgacttggaggccacatttggcccccgggccttgagtttgacacatgtgatatAAGTGATGGATTTGGATGAAGGGATTGATCCACAAttactttcattcattttctgagcGACTTATCCAAAACTCTGTgtcacgggtcgtgctggagccgaggCCAGCTGTCtgctggcgagaggcggggtacaccctggacgtgcCGCCAGTTCACCACACATAGACTCACAGAGAACCCACAGGGAGAACATAGGAAtggaacccggaaccttcttgctgtggggcaACAGGGTTTATTTATCACTGGAtcgtttttctttgttttacagGAACTGCTTTTAaaacaacagtgtgtgtgtgtgtgcgtgcgtgtgtgtgtgtgtgtgtgcgtgtgagagagagagatggttcATCTTTAGAACCAACCACATCAACACTTGTCGGGGGGGTTAATATGCCCCTCTGTTTAGACTCCTTGTACCTGTTTGGTCTGGTGTTgcggtaggacccccccccctccccaccctcATTAGTAAGCACAGGATAGCATTACTTGAGTGGGTGAGCTCTTTTGCCGCGCCGTGAACCAAAAGCTGATTAAAAACAACCAGACCTTTCTGTTGCTATAGGCAACTCTGCCTCCACCCCCCAAATAAATATCTATATCTTTTTGGCTTTGCTGTGGTTTGGGTTTCTCTGCCTCTAACTCCCCCATTGTTTACAGAGCTCATCTCACTATTTTGCAGACAGTGCAGTTTTATTATGCATGAGGCATCTCTTTAGTTGCGCATGAATTCCTAATCATCTCGGGTCACGGGGATCAGAAAAAGTTGTGGTGATGCATGCAATGCTCCTGCAATCATCTCCAACCAGTCTTTCCTAAAGactgtgtttatatatatatatgatagaGACGGTTCCTTAAGGATgtaaaaggggaaaaaaacatggaatatttgatttttcactcattttaaaatcagattATAAATTTCAGATGTGATGGAGTCTGTTTTTAatactattcattcattcatgttgccGATCCCGGCCGcaggtccagcaggtccagacCAAGCCGTCCTCtccccagcctcctcctcagcctcagaTCTAAAATCCAAATCTCAGTCCCAGGAAAGCTGAAAAGCCATCGGGATCTTGGCATGAAAGCTGGCCTCCTGCTTCTAGGTTGAATATTTACAGTAAGGTGAACGGCCGCATCGGATGCAGCAGTGAGCCCATTCGCTTCAGGCTGCGTCCGTGCCGCGGTCAACGATTGCTTGCTTTTTGTGCTGGATTGCCCTCCATCCGTTTGTACTGTACCCCCCATCCGGGAGCACTAGCGCCGTGGGATGGGAAGAGCCTGCTTCAAACACACACCGGCAGCCGCACTCCCATCCACGATGGTACATTGGTATCAGTTACAGCATAATTTCATCACCAGCAGCTCCCTGTGAATCCTGCTTACATTAAGTTTTTACAGGGATTGGCAACTCGGAGGGAGCGAGGCATGGCGGTGCCAGAGCTTCAGCCCGTTTAAACGCAGCCTTCCATTCAATAGTTGGTCTCAACATATTGTCATTTGTTGATGAGCAGTTGTATTTGAATAGCCGAGTGGAGTGAATTGTTAAGAATCCCTGCAGTTACAGTGGGATTACACGGAGAGACAGGACGAGGGGGATTAAAAAAGCATCAGGATGACGAGACTTCAAAGTGGTAAaatatgctgtgtgtgtgtgtgtgtgtgcgcgcgcgagTGTGAGTGTTtgagagagaacaagagaatGACAGTCGGCATATTGTTTTGATAAGTGTTCCCTGAGGAGAAgatgtgaggaggggggggggggggggggggtgtcactctctctcccctcaTCTCTGCGATAGAGAGCCAAGGGAGTGTTACACCCAGAGAGAATTCCAACATCCATGCTGGAGAATTGCAGGCCCACACatccagaacacacacacacacacacgcaaatggCATTGTCCTTAactttaaatatacagtatatacttaATTCATCCTGAAGGAAAATTAcatttgcatatgtgtgtatttatatatatatactaataCCTCGACATAAGAGTGATTTGACATAAAAGCGTTCCGAGAtgcgagcataaatttgaggtGCGAGTGCGCTTCCCGATGCTGACGctagatggccgagcgctccgagcgcgcttcactcgttcagtgattctggctgtacctgtgagtattcctgatcagtgatgggtccaaagaaagcgagcggtgaGGATGTCAGTGAGAAGgaaagacgatgatgacgatggagatgaagcatgaaatgatccatcaacgtgaccgtggtgtccgtaagtgatgggagaCGCCAGTACATCgacgatgtgtacaatcctcaaccagaaggatgcaatcaagaacacaaagccttccagaggcagaactactatgtctaagttcatgtagtacctgtaaggtataagtactgtataaagtgttacgtaccgtccaactctcccctcctccctccctctctcctcctggcACAGCACGCCGCTGTTcgcgctatcgtctgtcttaaaggtaaaactcataataaaataacattttatattgcagtaatactgtatatcattcattatatcattttgtgtgtatctatatagcaattggACGTTTTTTCCATAGTCATTCTGTTGaattgagtgtttttagacggaacGGATTAAACTCATTCATTTgccaaccgctttgtctgttatcgggtcgcgggccaagctggagcctatctcagcagtcaatgggcgagaggcgggttacaccctggacaagccgccagttcatcgcagggcaacacagagacagacaatcagacacacacacactcacacctacgggcaaaaCTCTCCTAACTACCCTACCCCATCCTCTTCTAAGAACCCCAGCCTAACCTCTCCTAACTACCCTACCCTAACCTCTCCTAACTACCCTACCCCATCCTCTTCTAAGAACCCTACCCTAACCTCTCCTAACTACCCTACCCCATCCTCTTCTAAGAACCCTACCCTAACCTCTCCTAACTACCCTACCCCATCCTCTTCTAAGAACCCTACCCTAACCTCTCCTAACTACCCTACCCCATCCTCTTCTAAGAACCCTACCCTAACCTCTCCTAACTACCCTACCCCATCCTCTTCTAAGAACCCTACCCTAACCTCTCCTAACTACCCTACCCCATCCTCTTCTAAGAACCCTACCCTAACCTCTCCTAACTACCCTACCCCATCCTCTTCTAAGAACCCCAGCCTAACCTCTCCTAACTACCCTACCCCATCCTCTTCTAAGTACGCTCCCCTAACCACTAAGAGCCTACCCCATCCTACCCTGACCTCTCCTAGCCTATTGTTCACCACTaaaccattttatttcatcCACCAGTTTCAGTGGACCGTTGTTATGATAGCGCAGCTTCTTTCATTGAATACAGCTATTTATGAACTCCATTTGTCGCAGCACTCAACATCCACAGAAACGCACATTGCTAGATTACAGTTGTCTCTGTTCCTTTCGTAGGAAGGCTGTGGTTTGGGGGAGTAGTACCAGTGTGTCCCAGGCTTTGTGTTCTCATTAGAGAAGGTTGTTGGTAATCTTCCTCCTTTGATCTCGAAGCTGAAGGGAGCTGCGGTTTACTGGAGTTCAAACAATGTTCTCCCACAGCACCTCCTTCAGGCTCCCTGTGGTAGCTGAGCCACAGCCTGATGctgggaggcagagagagacacacacagccagTTGGGGGTTGGTTTGTAAGATGGAAACACCGAAAGaggtttgtttttggtggtaaATCCATCTGACACGAAGAAGACTCTTAAATTTATACAGCTGTTCACATTTCTGGGCCTTCTTTAAACTTCTGTCAGTAGGTCGGTGAACAGGACCTTCCTGAATGTGTGATCCAATACAGAAACAGACATTTTATTCATTATATAGTGCGTGTTGTAATCCAGCAGCTTGGAGTCAGGAGATGATGACtggctttttattttcagcAATCGTTTTCTTGCATTACAGTTACAGtattttcaatattttaaaaaggagaagCTTTCCAAGACATTATAATTGATTTAGATCTTTAAATGCGCATTATGTCtagcaacaaaaaataaaaccatcaaACAGCATGTTGTTGATTAAAACCGGTTATTTCTATATGGATTCATGATACAAGTATGGTGCCCTGCTTGGGTCAAAAAACAAGTAAACGTGAGCCCAAACCAAAACATTAATTGTCGGCTGGAAAAGGCAAAGAATGCACATGATAAGATTCTGCAGAGACATGTGAAGTGGTCATGTTACCTAGACAGTGTCAAACTGGTCTCTGCTTTGGGGGTTGATCTTTAATCAGCCACAAATCAGGAACAAGCAGTTCCAATGATAAACAAGACTGCAGCGTGATTTACTGGTTTTCAGCGGGTGGTACATGAATCTTTGTTAAGCAGCTGCAAGTTGACATTTCTGTTCATGTCTGAAATTCAGTTCATCCCTgaatttatccatccatccattttatttgAGACGATCGTTTCATCCACAGCGGCTTTCCCACTTTGCAGGTAGCAGTTGGTCTGCTGGCGCCTATCCCAACTTGcattgggcgagaggcggggcacacctcaGACACGTCACCACCgcgacacacgcacagacaatcattcacacactgaTGGGCACTGGCTGAAACTGTGtctgcttcatttcattttcatttcattttattcatattcaccataataaacataaacaaaacattacaaaggcaaataatagtgcagaagaggaaaagaagccgcaagggcttatataaaaatcctcccctcaagttcaaattaactaaacaaaatcaatcaatatatatataaaaccaaaaaaaaggaagttaaataaAAGCTAACAAGGAAAAGATACAAGgaaaaacccagcaaacaaactgagcaaaagaaagaaagaaaatagagaaaataaaataaagtaaaataaaatcaattttaaaaataaaacccaaaatcaaaacaaaaaaaaacaaaaagaacaaagatcatacaaactacaaatttatttcaaaatactATACATGTCTGGACAGAATATACTTCACCAAATTAGACTTAAACATTGTGTACGTAGATAATA from Brachionichthys hirsutus isolate HB-005 chromosome 11, CSIRO-AGI_Bhir_v1, whole genome shotgun sequence harbors:
- the atf5b gene encoding uncharacterized protein atf5b, producing MAASILRKKIPPIFTGDLCAPFFRQASRSQSRLRKGVEPAARQQLIGNGHSDWMTEKVDLSSFVSTTESSPSSSLPPSPLERDVKVPSDLEVMTSLLQEELAQLEDYFRAESTTTTNKLDKSSKCEKGAQAMGSQSYYQLPYGSYGTGQSETSPVVVTLATGELDLTTFCGGPISRTKIARPAPYNYHHRYHHNNGRRILSEATKVGEEAGLDSWGSRGSYSGSTEFSVNHYSTLKTVSKNSLGGVKKVRECALSLKEEESYCFSEGMFCSEEIARGFCLGGSYDGHHKREGQLMHNVKVNVSYDSAGLEVLHCSKDGGLSAGIPQETMMAGDGYFHQSMASTEPFHSFIGDLDPPPQAQAAEPQHSHYLYPECLADQSYECLSRGDGDGTLLGASIHRPAQRLKDDPCAIKPALVMSVGSLECGGGERKQKKRDQNKTAAHRYRVRKRAELDSLEEELHGLEGQNRELRDKAESVEREIQYVKDLLIEVYKARSQRLKQDGSA